In Fusarium oxysporum f. sp. lycopersici 4287 chromosome 6, whole genome shotgun sequence, a single window of DNA contains:
- a CDS encoding L-lactate dehydrogenase, with amino-acid sequence MGSASRVAIVGVGEVGGAVAYNLALNSIPSELLLVDLELNLRNAQIEDLSDVIYSTNSSTRVRPATYREAAQSDLVVITAASKHTLGLWFFQGQTTVDYTSRNTSMIREVMEAMKPFRPDTVLLVVANPVDLLTSIAKDMAGLPPSQVIGTGTTLDTYRLRGMVASRALVSPSAVDAFVVGRHGEDQVVTWSSASIGAVPNADVQMFNALDRNRIELICKRRSQSIIRGKGSAPFGIASVAANLCCSVILDKRAVYPVSHFQEQYGCCLSMPAVIGRKGILSSVPLSLDAGEEVAVKASGKLVKESVESIQRDWW; translated from the exons ATGGGCTCAGCATCTCGAGTAGCGATTGTAGGCGTCGGCGAAGTCGGCGGTGCCGTCGCTTATAACCTTGCATTGAATTCTATCCCCAGCGAGTTGCTTCTCGTCGACCTCGAACTCAATCTGAGAAATGCTCAGATCGAAGACCTCTCCGATGTCATCTACAGTACTAATAGCAGTACACGTGTACGTCCAGCCACGTATCGTGAGGCCGCTCAGAGCGACCTTGTGGTCATAACCGCTGCATCTAAACACACGTTAG GCTTATGGTTCTTTCAAGGGCAGACAACGGTTGACTATACGTCTCGGAACACTTCGATGATACGTGAGGTGATGGAGGCGATGAAACCTTTCCGACCTGACACGGTTTTGCTGGTTGTGGCAAATCCTGTTGACTTGCTAACATCCATCGCCAAAGACATGGCGGGACTTCCTCCGTCTCAGGTCATCGGCACCGGTACTACTCTCGACACTTATAGACTTCGTGGGATGGTTGCATCTCGTGCTTTG GTATCACCGTCTGCTGTAGATGCATTCGTCGTGGGCCGTCACGGGGAAGACCAAGTAGTCACCTGGTCTTCAGCAAGCATTGGCGCGGTCCCTAATGCTGACGTACAAATGTTCAATGCTCTTGATCGCAATAGAATTGAACTAATCTGCAAGCGTCGGTCGCAAAGTATCATACGGGGTAAAGGCTCTGCGCCGTTCGGGATTGCTTCAGTCGCTGCTAATTTGTGCTGTTCTGTTATCTTGGACAAGCGTGCGGTATACCCCGTTAGTCACTTTCAAGAGCAGTATGGATGTTGTCTCAGTATGCCTGCTGTTATTGGAAGAAAGGGGATTCTGAGTTCAGTTCCGTTGTCTTTGGATGCTGGGGAGGAGGTTGCGGTAAAGGCATCGGGAAAACTAGTGAAAGAAAGTGTTGAGTCGATCCAACGAGACTGGTGGTGA